The Methanosphaera cuniculi region AAATCGGTATTGAAGGTGCTGAAACCATTTCTATAAATACAGATGCACAGGATTTATTCTTTTGTAAATCAAATGATAAAATTTTAATTGGAAAAGAAACCTGTGGTGGTCTTGGTGCTGGAGGTATTCCTGATGTGGGAGAAGCTAGTGCTGAGGAAAGTGAAGAACAAATAAAAAGAAAAATTGATGGTGCAGATATGGTATTTGTAACCTGTGGTCTTGGTGGAGGAACAGGTACAGGTTCAGCTCCAGTAGTTAGTAAAATTGCACAAAAATGTGGTGCATTAACTATTGCTGTTGTAACAATGCCATTTAGTGCAGAAGGAATAAAAAGACGTGAAAATGCTGAACGTGGTCTTGAAAAACTTCAAGATGCAGCAGATACAGTGCTTGTAATTCCAAATGATAAGTTACTAGAAGTTGCTCCAAGTTTACCTATTAATAAAGCATTTATGGTATCAGATGAACTTCTAGGTCGTGCTGTTAAAGGCATTACAGAGTTAATTACTAAACCTGGACTTGTAAGTTTAGACTTTGCTGATATTAAAAGTGTAATGAAAGATAGTGGAATGGCAATGATTGGTATGGGTGAATCTGATACTGGTGATAGAGCTATTGAATCTGTAAATGAAGCACTTAACAGTCCACTTCTTGATCTTGATATTTCTAATGCAAAAAGTGCTCTTGTTAACATAAGTGGAAGTAATGATTTAACATTAAATGAAGCTGAAAAAATTGTACAAATTGTTGCAGATGAACTTGATCCTGAAGCAAATATTATTTGGGGTACACAAATACAAGATGATCTTGCAAGTACAGTACGTACAACCATTGTTGTTGCAGGTGTAAATTCTCCATCAATTATGGGATCTGATGATTCATATAAAGAAAAATCACGTGGAGAAGAAACAACAACTCCAGATACAGATCTTGAAGGATTTATTGATGATGTATTCTAGATTCTAGTGAAAAAATCTAGATTCTTCATTAATTTATTTTTTTTTAAATATAAACTTTTAGGAAAAACTTATTCTATTTTTAGTATTATTTTTATTTGGTCATAATTTTTGATCTTGGAAATCTTTTTTTATGTATTTTTTCATAAAATTGGTATGTTAAAATACAAACCTTTATTAATAGTTAAAAATATAACTTATATATGATCCCTATCTTAGGATTTTAAATTTTCTCATTTTGAATTTAAACGCAGGTAATATTATGGAAATAAATAAAGAATCAATATATGGTTTTTTAAAACAATGTGAACGAGTATTAAAAGTCTCAAGAAAACCTGATAATGAAGAATATAAAACTGTATCAAAAGTTACAGGTATTGGTATTCTCATTATTGGAGTAATTGGATTTATAATTGCAATACTTGCACAAGTACTATTTTACTAAAAAGAGTAGTATTCGATTTTAATAAATTCATATTATATTTAAACAATGAAAAAAAGGAAAAATACACGAACGTATATCAAAATTACAAATAAATTTTTTACAGATAATTATAAAAAAGTGAACAATTATGTTTTATGCAATGAGAGTTCTTATTGGACAAGAAAAAAATGTAGCAGCACTACTTGCTCAAAGTATTAAGCATGAAGATACTGGAATATCTGCAATTCTTGCACCAGAATCTATGCAAGGTTATATTTTTGTTGAGTCTGATAAAATGTTAGATATGAGACATCCTGCACTTAGAGTTCCAAATTTGAGAAGTTTAGTCGAAGGTGATGTTGAATTCGATGAGCTTAAATCATTCTTAAACCCTGAACCTGCTATGGTTAACATAATCAAAGGCAGTATTGTTGAATTAACATCAGGACCATTTAAAGGCGAAAAAGCTAAAGTGGTAAGAATTGATGAAGCAAAAGAGGATGTTGTATTGGAGCTAATTGAAGCAGCTGTACCAATACCCGTCACAGTAAAGGGTGACCAAATCAGATTAATACAAAAGGAGGCTGAATAGTGGCTAGTCAAACTATTGAAATCCTAGTGGAAGGTGGAAAAGCCACACCGGGACCACCTTTAGGTCCAGCTATAGGTCCATTAGGTATTAATATGATGCAAGTTGTTGAAGAAATCAACAAAAAAACTGCAGATTTCGTTGGAATGAAAGTACCTGCAAAAATTACCGCAGATCTTGATACAAAAGAATTTGAAGTATCAATCGGTACACCACCTACAACTGCTCTAATTCTTGATGAATTAGGTATTGAAAGTGGTTCACACGAACCAGGTACAGAAGTTGCAGCTGATTTCTCAGTTGAACAAGCATTTAAAGTTGCAAGAATGAAATTTGATGACTTACTTGCAAATGATTACAAACACGCAACAAAAGAAGTAATCGGTACATGTGTAAGTATGGGAATTAATGTTGCAGGTCAAGATGGCCGTGACACCCAAAAAGACATCGATAATGGGGATTATGACGAATTATTCCAAGAATAGTTCTATCATAGTTTTCTTAATTATAGATATAATTTCATTTATTCGCAATTTACATATTAAATCTTAATTTAATTATATTATATTAATCAAAAACGATTAGGCTTTAAATATAAAAATTTTATACAATGTACGTGGTACATATAATTTTATTTACACGTTGAATAATGATTTAAGTTAATTTAAATCTTATTCTTTGGAGGAAATTGAATGACACAAGTAATTGAAGAAGCAGTGAAGAAGGTTAAAGAAGATTCTAAACCGAGAAACTTCACACAGTCTATTGATGTGGTCATGACCATCAACGATTTAGACATAAACAAACCAGAAAACCGTTTAGATGAAGAAGTGCTTCTCCCTAATGGACGTGGAAAAGATGTTAAAATTGCATTTATAGCTGAAGGTGAACTTGCATACCAAGCTGAACAAGCAGGTGCAGATTTAGTAATAGACAAAGAAAGACTTGAAGAATTAGGTAAAAACCGTCAAGAAGCTAAAAAAATAGCAAATAATTATGATTTCTTTGTAGCACAATCTGACTTAATGCCAACAGTTGGTAGATTCTTAGGACCAGTACTTGGGCCAAGAAAAAAAATGCCTAAACCAATTCCAGCAAGTGCAAATCCAGAAACCATATTAGGAAGATTAAAAAACACAATAAAAATAAGAGTGAAAGACCAACCTATGATACAAACAATTGTAGGATCAGAAGATATGACTGAAGAACAAGTTTCCGAAAATATCGATGCTATAATGGATGTTCTTGATCGTAAATTAGAAAAAGGTTCAAAACAGATCAAAGCAATGTATCTTAAAACAACAATGGGACCAGTAACGAAGGTGATGTAAAATGCCTCATGTTGCAGATTGGAAAAAAGAAAAAGTTGCTGACTTAGAAAATTTAACAAATACTCATGAAATTGTAGGAATTGTAAACCTTGCTGATATCCCAGCACCACAACTTCAAACCATGAGAAGATCTTTAGGAAAAGATGCAGTTTTAAGAATGTCACGTAAAAACTTCATAAAAATTGCACTTGAACAAT contains the following coding sequences:
- a CDS encoding protein translocase SEC61 complex subunit gamma; amino-acid sequence: MEINKESIYGFLKQCERVLKVSRKPDNEEYKTVSKVTGIGILIIGVIGFIIAILAQVLFY
- the ftsZ gene encoding cell division protein FtsZ — its product is MKSLINDSLKDSKANTVEKPTIPSSSANLDDINQELVDIINQSRAKIFVIGAGGAGNNTISRLGEIGIEGAETISINTDAQDLFFCKSNDKILIGKETCGGLGAGGIPDVGEASAEESEEQIKRKIDGADMVFVTCGLGGGTGTGSAPVVSKIAQKCGALTIAVVTMPFSAEGIKRRENAERGLEKLQDAADTVLVIPNDKLLEVAPSLPINKAFMVSDELLGRAVKGITELITKPGLVSLDFADIKSVMKDSGMAMIGMGESDTGDRAIESVNEALNSPLLDLDISNAKSALVNISGSNDLTLNEAEKIVQIVADELDPEANIIWGTQIQDDLASTVRTTIVVAGVNSPSIMGSDDSYKEKSRGEETTTPDTDLEGFIDDVF
- a CDS encoding 50S ribosomal protein L11, which gives rise to MASQTIEILVEGGKATPGPPLGPAIGPLGINMMQVVEEINKKTADFVGMKVPAKITADLDTKEFEVSIGTPPTTALILDELGIESGSHEPGTEVAADFSVEQAFKVARMKFDDLLANDYKHATKEVIGTCVSMGINVAGQDGRDTQKDIDNGDYDELFQE
- a CDS encoding 50S ribosomal protein L1, coding for MTQVIEEAVKKVKEDSKPRNFTQSIDVVMTINDLDINKPENRLDEEVLLPNGRGKDVKIAFIAEGELAYQAEQAGADLVIDKERLEELGKNRQEAKKIANNYDFFVAQSDLMPTVGRFLGPVLGPRKKMPKPIPASANPETILGRLKNTIKIRVKDQPMIQTIVGSEDMTEEQVSENIDAIMDVLDRKLEKGSKQIKAMYLKTTMGPVTKVM
- a CDS encoding transcription elongation factor Spt5, coding for MFYAMRVLIGQEKNVAALLAQSIKHEDTGISAILAPESMQGYIFVESDKMLDMRHPALRVPNLRSLVEGDVEFDELKSFLNPEPAMVNIIKGSIVELTSGPFKGEKAKVVRIDEAKEDVVLELIEAAVPIPVTVKGDQIRLIQKEAE